The following nucleotide sequence is from Candidatus Oleimmundimicrobium sp..
CGCGTTCAAAACAAGCAACGCAAAAACCCATATTTAAAGGATTGCCAAACAGAACAAGAATAACAGCTAAAAGACCAACAACGGCTCCAGAGAGCCAAATTAACAAGTTTTCTTTCTTCATCTTTTTTTATTCCCCTTTCTTTAATTTTAAACGAAATTCATCGCCCACAGACTCGACCTTTACAGAGTACCCTTTGTTTTCAGCAAGCCGTGTCACGTTTTGTTTTGAAACCTGACTATCTATCAATACTATGATTTCCCCATCCGGGCTTTCATCAATTGCCTTTTTGGTCTTTACAACAGGTAAAGGACATGAAAGCCCTCTGGCATCAACCTCTACTGCCATTTTGCCACCCCCTTTATAAGGAGTTTATTAAATAATCTTATAGTTAAATTAAATAACACTTATCACAAAATCCGTCAAGAACTGTTTTATAAATATCAATTGTTTAAGGTCTAAACCTAAAATAAAAAACGAGGGGAGTCTTTGAATTTAAAAATAAAAAGGGGAACAAAATCCTAAAACAAAACATGTTAACAACAAAAACTTACATTTATTTTAAAGTTGAAAGGTAATCATTAATTGCTGTGGCTGCTTTTCTTCCTGCTCCCATAGCCAAAATCACAGTTGCGGAACCCGTGATAATATCCCCACCGGCAAAGACACCTTTTATACCGGTTGCTCCATTTTCATCAGCCGCAATATATCCTCTTTCGTTGAGTTTAAGATCCGGGGTCTCTTTAAGTAAAAGAGGATTTGCTCTCGTCCCAATAGCAACAATCACAACATCTGCTGTCAAAAGAAACTCCGAATTCTTCTTTATAACCGGTTTTTTTCTACCTGATTCATCCGATTCTCCTAGTTTAGTTTCAACACACTTAACTGCAGACAACCAACCTTCATCCCCAATAAATTGTTTGGGGGTAGCTAAAGTCCTAAAATTAACTCCTTCTTCTTTGGCATGTTGAACTTCCTCTTTACGGGCCGGCATCTCCTCTTCGGTGCGCCGATAAAGAAGATAAACATTCTTTGCGCCAAGGCGACGGGCTGTTCGGGCAGAATCAATTGCCACGTTTCCACCACCCACAACCACTACGTTCTTTCCTTTTTTTACCGGGGTATCATATTCCGGAAAAAGATAAGCCTTCATTAAATTAACCCGCGTTAAAAATTCATTAGCGGAGTAGATACCGTTTAGATTCTCGCCGGGAACATTCAAAAAACGTGGAAGACCCGCTCCTGTTCCGATAAAAACAGCATCATAACCTTCAAGAAATAATTCGTCTATGGTTATTGTTTTTCCAACAACCATATTTGTTTTAATTTCGACCCCTAATTTTTTAACATAATTTATTTCCGACTCA
It contains:
- the gltA gene encoding NADPH-dependent glutamate synthase is translated as MKNEKRVQNRVSGKEQSPKERVLNFNEVALGYTCEQAIAEASRCLQCKTAPCIQGCPVGIDIPSFIKLIKDGSFKEAINKIKEKNCLPAVCGRVCPQENQCEKLCTLGRKGEPVAIGRLEKFVADYERESGEIFLPGKKKFTGKKVAIVGSGPAGLTCAGDLAKFGHKVTIFESFHKPGGVLIYGIPEFRLPKAVVESEINYVKKLGVEIKTNMVVGKTITIDELFLEGYDAVFIGTGAGLPRFLNVPGENLNGIYSANEFLTRVNLMKAYLFPEYDTPVKKGKNVVVVGGGNVAIDSARTARRLGAKNVYLLYRRTEEEMPARKEEVQHAKEEGVNFRTLATPKQFIGDEGWLSAVKCVETKLGESDESGRKKPVIKKNSEFLLTADVVIVAIGTRANPLLLKETPDLKLNERGYIAADENGATGIKGVFAGGDIITGSATVILAMGAGRKAATAINDYLSTLK
- a CDS encoding sulfurtransferase TusA family protein; the protein is MAVEVDARGLSCPLPVVKTKKAIDESPDGEIIVLIDSQVSKQNVTRLAENKGYSVKVESVGDEFRLKLKKGE